One Mycobacterium sp. SMC-4 DNA window includes the following coding sequences:
- a CDS encoding LGFP repeat-containing protein, translating into MIRQPKLRQRVAGRLTIGLLGIATAFLLAPIATAQPEVEASGAITAAWEATGGDAGPLGPRSGEVYPVGDGFAQNFAAGKMFFTPSTGARFMQGAILEKYESLGGPADSDLGFPEIDEGPGRAPESRNSTFSAADNPVIFWTPATGARVVRGPINAAWDRLGGSSGVLGVPAEEETYNGSVVRQRFTGGELSYDSSTETFTTVPPELADQLADLSVPDDPVSAINAARRAAGGPLGPLGAAEGEPYPIGDDGLGQDFAGGKIFYSPQTGANVVTGQVLDKYESVGGPEGDLGFPATSEVDGGVPASRMTTFAAEDNPVIFWTPDHGAVIVRGAMKAAWDRLDGATGELGAPVADQSQSGNVISQRFSNGAISYDTANQRFTAEPGNLTAALAGLEVPDQAPPGAPGSPQAAPQADEGTGLKWSPWWLLAIVALLGLLGVVGFLIMRNRARGADPFADDSGYDDGSGYDDGSGYDEFEHPRSSEYENPSPYADPSSSGAGFAAPADGAGFAAPADGAGFAAPADGEDELFGDRYAREGLTAVSAATPPEPATASAISEDVEPTPLSFWGVPSEPVDVEESDAVDVDVTDLEEEEDPDAVDTAPTRIPTLTEVDGHEEPIVEADREPLVVAEQVSGSLFERDTMTDTGRHARIDDDEPRPGGTAVHMPLDDPGQMPDGYPVKADTRSGLYWTPDDVDYPEAPAELWFASEEMAITNGFVRGA; encoded by the coding sequence GCCGAAGCTGCGCCAACGTGTGGCCGGTCGTCTGACCATCGGCCTGCTGGGAATCGCCACGGCGTTCCTGCTGGCGCCCATTGCCACCGCACAACCCGAGGTCGAAGCCAGTGGTGCGATCACCGCGGCGTGGGAGGCCACCGGCGGTGACGCCGGTCCACTGGGTCCGCGCTCCGGCGAGGTCTACCCCGTCGGCGACGGATTTGCGCAGAACTTCGCGGCGGGCAAGATGTTCTTCACGCCGTCCACCGGTGCGCGCTTCATGCAGGGCGCGATCCTGGAGAAGTACGAGTCACTCGGCGGACCCGCCGACAGCGACCTCGGGTTCCCGGAGATCGACGAAGGCCCTGGCCGGGCCCCGGAAAGCCGCAACAGCACGTTCAGCGCCGCCGACAACCCGGTCATCTTCTGGACGCCGGCAACCGGCGCTCGGGTGGTCCGTGGCCCCATCAATGCGGCCTGGGACCGGCTCGGTGGATCGTCGGGCGTCCTCGGCGTGCCCGCCGAGGAAGAAACCTACAACGGCTCGGTGGTGCGGCAGCGGTTCACCGGTGGCGAGTTGTCCTACGACTCGAGTACCGAGACATTCACCACGGTGCCGCCCGAGCTGGCCGACCAGCTCGCTGATCTGTCGGTTCCCGACGATCCGGTCTCGGCGATCAACGCCGCGCGCCGCGCTGCAGGCGGTCCGCTGGGTCCGCTGGGCGCCGCCGAAGGTGAGCCCTACCCGATCGGCGATGACGGTCTGGGCCAGGATTTCGCCGGCGGCAAAATTTTCTACAGCCCGCAGACCGGTGCCAATGTGGTCACCGGGCAGGTGCTTGACAAGTACGAGAGTGTAGGTGGCCCCGAGGGCGACCTGGGCTTCCCCGCCACCAGCGAAGTCGACGGGGGAGTGCCGGCGAGCCGAATGACCACCTTCGCCGCCGAGGACAACCCGGTGATCTTCTGGACCCCCGACCACGGGGCGGTGATCGTACGGGGTGCGATGAAGGCCGCGTGGGACAGACTCGACGGCGCGACCGGCGAGCTCGGCGCGCCGGTGGCCGACCAGTCCCAGAGCGGCAACGTGATCAGCCAACGGTTCAGCAACGGCGCGATCTCCTACGACACGGCCAATCAGCGATTCACTGCCGAACCGGGCAACCTTACTGCCGCGCTGGCCGGCCTTGAGGTCCCTGATCAGGCCCCGCCCGGCGCCCCCGGCTCCCCGCAGGCCGCGCCGCAGGCCGATGAGGGCACCGGCCTGAAATGGTCACCCTGGTGGTTACTGGCGATCGTGGCGTTGCTCGGGTTGCTCGGCGTGGTCGGATTCCTGATCATGCGCAACAGGGCCCGCGGTGCGGACCCGTTCGCTGACGACTCCGGGTATGACGACGGTTCCGGGTATGACGACGGTTCCGGTTACGACGAGTTCGAACACCCTCGTAGTTCGGAGTACGAGAATCCCTCGCCCTACGCCGACCCGTCGTCGAGCGGTGCTGGATTCGCCGCTCCCGCGGACGGTGCTGGATTCGCCGCTCCCGCGGACGGTGCTGGATTCGCCGCTCCCGCAGACGGTGAGGACGAGTTGTTCGGGGACCGCTACGCACGCGAAGGATTGACTGCGGTATCGGCGGCCACACCGCCCGAGCCGGCGACGGCCTCAGCGATTTCCGAGGATGTCGAACCGACGCCACTGAGCTTCTGGGGGGTCCCCTCGGAACCGGTCGACGTCGAGGAATCCGACGCTGTCGATGTTGACGTGACGGATCTCGAGGAAGAGGAGGACCCCGACGCCGTCGATACCGCACCCACCCGGATTCCGACGCTCACCGAGGTCGACGGCCACGAGGAACCCATCGTCGAGGCCGACAGAGAGCCGCTGGTGGTCGCCGAGCAGGTCTCCGGCTCCCTCTTCGAACGAGACACCATGACCGACACCGGCCGACATGCTCGTATCGACGATGACGAGCCGCGTCCGGGCGGCACAGCGGTGCACATGCCGCTCGATGATCCAGGTCAAATGCCCGATGGCTACCCGGTCAAAGCCGACACCCGCTCGGGTCTCTACTGGACCCCCGATGATGTCGACTATCCCGAGGCGCCCGCCGAATTGTGGTTCGCCAGTGAGGAAATGGCGATCACCAACGGATTCGTTCGGGGCGCGTAG
- the lexA gene encoding transcriptional repressor LexA has protein sequence MSDDSSDSTADSTSTPPTAGHRDRGVGLTERQRTILEVIRTSVTTRGYPPSIREIGDAVGLTSTSSVAHQLRTLERKGYLRRDPNRPRAVDVRGLDEAAAASAPATEVAGSDVLPEPTFVPVLGRIAAGGPILAEEAVEDVFPLPRELVGEGSLFLLKVVGDSMVDAAICDGDWVVVRQQNVADNGDIVAAMIDGEATVKTFKRTRGQVWLMPHNPAFDPIPGNDAAILGKVVTVIRKI, from the coding sequence ATGAGCGACGACAGCAGCGACAGCACCGCCGACTCCACCTCGACTCCCCCAACAGCCGGACACCGTGACCGCGGCGTCGGCCTGACCGAGCGTCAGCGCACCATCCTCGAGGTCATCCGCACGTCGGTGACCACCCGCGGATATCCGCCCAGCATCCGCGAGATCGGCGATGCCGTGGGTCTGACGTCGACCTCCTCGGTGGCCCATCAGCTGCGCACGCTGGAGCGCAAGGGCTACCTACGGCGCGACCCCAACCGTCCGCGAGCTGTCGACGTGCGCGGTCTCGATGAGGCGGCTGCGGCCAGCGCGCCGGCTACCGAGGTCGCCGGCTCCGATGTGCTGCCCGAACCTACTTTTGTGCCGGTGCTCGGCCGCATCGCGGCCGGCGGCCCCATTCTGGCCGAGGAGGCCGTCGAAGACGTCTTCCCGCTCCCCCGCGAATTGGTCGGCGAGGGGTCGCTGTTCCTGCTCAAAGTTGTCGGCGACTCGATGGTGGACGCCGCGATCTGCGACGGCGACTGGGTGGTCGTCCGTCAGCAGAACGTCGCCGACAACGGCGACATCGTCGCGGCCATGATCGACGGCGAGGCCACCGTGAAGACCTTCAAACGCACGCGCGGCCAGGTGTGGCTGATGCCGCACAACCCGGCATTCGACCCGATTCCCGGCAACGATGCGGCGATTCTGGGCAAGGTGGTGACGGTCATCCGCAAGATCTGA
- a CDS encoding LysM peptidoglycan-binding domain-containing protein produces the protein MAVSRAPHRRRPITPATTVALALIAAAITVWLGLVAQAGGVVGVEPAVPARLAVVQVQAGESLQHVARRVAPEAPVADVVAKIRELNQLQTVAVNAGQTLIAPVA, from the coding sequence GTGGCCGTGTCTCGGGCGCCGCACCGACGCCGGCCCATTACGCCGGCCACCACCGTCGCGCTGGCATTGATCGCCGCGGCGATCACGGTGTGGTTGGGGCTGGTCGCCCAGGCCGGCGGGGTTGTCGGCGTCGAGCCCGCAGTTCCGGCCCGATTGGCAGTAGTGCAGGTCCAGGCCGGTGAGTCGCTGCAGCATGTGGCGCGTCGGGTCGCGCCCGAAGCGCCGGTGGCCGACGTTGTCGCCAAGATTCGCGAGTTGAACCAACTCCAGACGGTCGCTGTCAATGCCGGGCAGACGCTGATCGCCCCGGTTGCCTGA
- the nrdR gene encoding transcriptional regulator NrdR: protein MHCPFCRHPDSRVVDSRETDEGQAIRRRRACPECGRRFTTVETAVLAVVKRSGVTEPFSREKVITGVRRACQGRQVDDDALNLLAQQVEDAVRATGSPEVPSHEVGLAILGPLRDLDEVAYLRFASVYRSFSSAEDFEREIQALRAHREVSAPT, encoded by the coding sequence ATGCACTGTCCTTTCTGCCGCCATCCTGATTCCCGCGTGGTCGACTCCCGAGAGACCGACGAAGGACAGGCGATTCGTCGCCGCCGAGCATGTCCGGAGTGCGGCAGGCGGTTCACGACTGTCGAGACCGCGGTACTTGCCGTCGTCAAACGCAGCGGGGTGACCGAACCGTTCAGCCGCGAAAAGGTCATCACGGGTGTCCGGCGAGCCTGTCAGGGGCGTCAGGTCGACGACGATGCACTCAACCTGCTCGCCCAACAGGTCGAGGATGCGGTCCGCGCCACCGGCTCACCGGAGGTACCTAGTCACGAAGTCGGTTTGGCGATTCTGGGGCCGTTGCGTGACCTCGACGAGGTGGCCTATCTGCGGTTTGCCTCGGTTTACCGTTCTTTTTCCTCAGCAGAGGACTTCGAGCGTGAGATTCAGGCGCTGCGCGCCCACCGCGAAGTCTCGGCTCCGACGTAG